In Phyllopteryx taeniolatus isolate TA_2022b chromosome 13, UOR_Ptae_1.2, whole genome shotgun sequence, the following are encoded in one genomic region:
- the mia2 gene encoding LOW QUALITY PROTEIN: cTAGE family member 5 (The sequence of the model RefSeq protein was modified relative to this genomic sequence to represent the inferred CDS: inserted 1 base in 1 codon), with the protein MPRSRAVIVLWSTSMFFVLLPQLSRGLLSDFKICGDAECESLMSRVQASRDHHGKDCRFLSFRQGETIFVHHKLTGKRSHLWAGSMNKQFGYFPKEAVKEEQKFATKEIIVETQESDFLCMDYFGYPIDSSHLDTDDDNDSDLKSPPETSETSQTRDYTETKSENPSTSKDTSSESDSTAGEEVEYQDNGAAKTKQESPETAVELKEKGGSPASSWLSSSVARWLDVGKQEEPDNSVEGKKQLMQGEDSLMSAVTGWLGLGNEGKSDSSKDNENRQQHDRKTESFTSAMTGWLGFGGDEKAASSAEKEYDDEREMDMKTASAENFKSRKLNLDLETQQIQEKEVNEMGTLGWLGNGMSRTLGFGLNDQDTGNTIQVSRAEGEKEEKHTASSSWFDFGIKDILAFRKENEADNTKSDTESGDIVQGPVDSDNIRATSADSQLADTSQVDQNNNPPQNQRVDIYPVLNGKEGENNVDILASKNDVTSMPSFTYMESRSVGQLVSEIEDFKKDQIESSDDAEFTNQVENMDIANTLCEYVSADEECKGEKPAKEMKLDESAEQSQVQESGSSLGSETEVKESEEDDKQEEVHNKEKGEDIDEQHDVEDHQEDTAVVLENKLQEKTQEEVKEGVIQENWNVNYESGSDFFEKRDAEITHENVSEEDKEKLFSRGSTPSQDTKNMEPPYLQGTVISVINFLKESSFLSSLGPEREDKESKDEEHEEIGEEEQQNEIKKIEGQEDSRVLIEKWEETVKRQRKKEEEFISKEKLEPSEELKVKTPEDLTEIEQLHYKKQGEFIEKSKQEDVELRDMKKDGVTELMQEEEIEEFEDEKQEEFKEGEKQEEVEMLDEKNHEVDGESVEEMQKTLFELDYLKWDTFKERDTLKNIEIDDKHGKQGDFTQKGEVNDFEDEKQEGFERRERREVVDALVEKMQEVVEELKEEKLEEFKDRQEEVGKLEEKKYDVSGESGEEFEDKGKEKFKDRELEELEKLEKYEVDVESIERLKKKIQEDFNDKEQQEVEKYEVDVESGEDLQGKDKMEEIKMKKQEEAGDFEESNEFESGNQEDLNKGINQNEVGEKRKGGVRKSKRKEETQEFNRDLKVSEDMQKVSHFVDQRNVKEGLESLECLDELCTQIDPNEIITERVEHSFEDGSNFLYDASPLKDVLLADGTQENPKIVFEGIEHEFTGLTLDQTGKTEVTENVPHLDENGDGVPHKIFQRLYSVETNGETLMCDGCESESRNNLQMTEFDEKRKVTTGSGGIFDLFKKVISSGQRPINKIKELTESPSGFAGQSTEMSKPQSLQTPEQELDSTTNNDKDLQTNLQPPSQSLTQNAQSTFVLWNTTKPHQAKPLLNNYKTLQDHMGVEETTILAELLGEKKLKLLDYILGHPDVFTEYVDRDQSILLEIETLLHDHSMGLSDALEDDKDKTRSIIAIQKLEILLKRARDTSNTRKSDINRANTQAGPSCKDQETAGVMVGKRKDGGPQREENKEGGCEEMSLAEKVAKVSHSQTVPSELLEGIMAQIDVIRRIPEQLSSPTHATKDFLRWLTQQVVSSLPDDIRPGPDLYGIPWEPIIFSSLLGLVMVLLFSCRCYSSVKSRMYRRKEWWMAEQVAQLLEEKCEVLETLSKCQQEYDELENLLSDRGASAETHKTRDLEVRAQQLDLAKTQLEENLQELKDQLDQHRAHRIEQENKLTLLEQSMEAKEEETKELQSQEQQAQTTIKVYNMNTDRLQRNLETSAEENTLLKESNTQLRQQMEGWAERVSELEEEMRRYEMAHSGMVQDVANKDERIMSLTDRLLGMKAWDADLEGDGGDTSKRXTGRAERNGKMDVTGSEVHLQKVQKLIYAAKLNADLKSVDEDKDRVFAKLNDEVKAKEDLEVSIKELENEQLSMQADTEHYSEQVQRLQQKLQIMTEMYQENELKLHRLLTVEEKERLQKEDKLNKADKNIALAMEELHNYKLRAGEMEEELEKTKQSYQTQISAHEKKAHNNWLAARAADRALSDIKRENALLRQKLTDTQFKLDALDKDPFALDSLARPLPFRAERLPYGPSPLGRPAPENRASLSPPTLLEGPLTRLSPRVTRGPVEPPTAQGELERSGGPHSDSGSISPSWERDRRGPPGPFPPQGYTFPEPGGPVYRRPGGPPGPPFPHPRGLNSGPLGLIHPGDTTDGAHRENSLGPEQARREPGPGDRRTPPESALRTGVAPPPMGPVDGPFPRRAPYGPPDFFPPRGPGGPPMMPMWAPRPGMMLPPRYPHGGPPPTHLLSYGPPMRPPPPNGLAPPSVGPPTSQQNLPSVPHSQSQDEQTSSP; encoded by the exons AATAGTTGAAACGCAG GAGTCCGATTTTCTGTGTATGGATTACTTTGGCTACCCCATTGACTCCAGTCATTTGGacactgatgatgataatgactcTGATCTGAAAAGCCCACCTGAGACGTCTGAAACAAGTCAAACAAGAGATTACACTGAGACAAAATCTGAAAATCCTTCAACATCTAAAGATACCTCCTCAGAATCTGATAGTACAGCAGGAGAGGAGGTTGAATATCAGGACAATGGTGCTGCCAAGACTAAGCAGGAATCTCCAGAAACTGCTGTCGAACTGAAGGAAAAAGGTGGGTCTCCCGCCTCTTCCTGGCTCAGTTCTTCAGTGGCACGGTGGTTAGATGTAGGAAAACAGGAAGAACCTGACAATTCAGTTGAAGGAAAGAAGCAATTGATGCAGGGAGAAGATTCGCTCATGTCTGCAGTGACAGGATGGCTGGGGTTAGGAAATGAAGGAAAATCAGATTCTTCCAAAGACAATGAAAACCGTCAACAGCATGACAGAAAAACTGAGTCTTTTACTTCAGCCATGACTGGATGGCTTGGCTTTGGGGGGGATGAAAAAGCAGCGTCTTCTGCAGAAAAGGAGTATGATGATGAACGAGAAATGGACATGAAAACAGCATCAGCAGAGAACTTCAAGAGCAGGAAGCTGAATCTAGACTTagaaacacaacaaatacaAGAGAAGGAGGTTAACGAAATGGGGACATTGGGTTGGCTCGGAAATGGAATGTCAAGAACACTGGGATTTGGCCTGAATGACCAGGACACTGGAAACACAATACAAGTTAGTAGAGCAGAAGGGGAGAAGGAGGAGAAACACACAGCATCCAGTTCTTGGTTTGATTTTGGGATCAAGGACATTTTAGCCTTTAGAAAAGAGAATGAAGCTGACAATACTAAATCAGACACGGAGTCTGGCGACATTGTGCAAGGACCTGTTGATTCTGACAACATTAGAGCTACATCTGCTGATAGCCAGTTAGCTGACACATCTCAGGTTGATCAAAACAACAACCCTCCTCAAAACCAGAGAGTGGACATCTACCCTGTTCTAAATGGTAAGGAAGGAGAAAacaatgttgacattttagCAAGTAAGAATGATGTCACCTCAATGCCAAGTTTCACATACATGGAATCCAGGTCAGTGGGGCAGTTGGTGAGTGAGATTGAGGATTTCAAAAAAGATCAGATAGAAAGCAGTGATGATGCAGAGTTTACAAATCAGGTTGAAAACATGGACATAGCTAACACATTGTGTGAATATGTTTCTGCTGATGAGGAATGTAAAGGTGAAAAGCCGGCTAAAGAAATGAAGTTGGATGAGTCTGCAGAACAGAGTCAAGTGCAAGAAAGTGGGTCTTCTCTGGGGTCTGAAACTGAAGTAAAAGAATCAGAGGAAGATGACAAACAGGAGGAAGTACACAACAAAGAGAAAGGTGAAGATATAGATGAGCAGCACGATGTAGAAGATCATCAAGAGGATACAGCGGTGGTATTAGAGAATAAATTACAAGAGAAGACTCAGGAAGAGGTTAAAGAAGGGGTGATACAAGAGAACTGGAATGTTAATTACGAATCTGGTTCAGACTTCTTTGAAAAGAGAGATGCTGAAATAACACATGAAAATGTATCagaagaggataaagaaaagcTTTTCTCTCGTGGGAGCACACCCAGTCAAGATACAAAAAACATGGAGCCCCCTTACCTCCAAGGGACAGTCATATCTGTGATAAACTTTTTGAAAGAAAGTAGCTTTTTGTCTTCACTTGGACCTGAAAGAGAAGATAAAGAATCTAAAGATGAGGAACATGAAGAAATAGGCGAGGAAGAGCAACAGAACGAAATAAAGAAGATAGAAGGACAGGAAGACTCTCGAGTGTTGATAGAGAAGTGGGAGGAGACAGTCAAGAGACAAAGGAAAAAGGAAGAGGAGTTTATATCCAAGGAAAAGCTGGAGCCCTCGGAAGAGCTAAAAGTCAAGACACCAGAAGACTTAACAGAAATAGAGCAGTTACATTATAAGAAGCAGGGAGAGTTTATAGAGAAAAGTAAGCAGGAGGATGTGGAGTTAAGAGACATGAAGAAGGACGGCGTTACTGAGCTAATGCAGGAGGAGGAAATTGAGGAGTTTGAAGATGAGAAGCAGGAAGAATTTAAAGAAGGGGAGAAGCAAGAGGAGGTGGAAATGTTGGATGAGAAGAACCATGAAGTAGATGGAGAGTCAGTAGAGGAGATGCAGAAAACGTTATTTGAATTAGACTATTTGAAGTGGGACACGTTTAAAGAGAGGGATACGCTGAAAAATATAGAGATTGATGACAAGCATGGAAAACAGGGGGATTTTACACAGAAGGGGGAGGTAAATGACTTTGAAGATGAGAAGCAGGAAGGGTTTGAAAGAAGGGAAAGGCGTGAGGTGGTGGATGCTTTAGTAGAGAAGATGCAAGAAgtagtggaggagttaaaggaGGAGAAACTAGAAGAGTTCAAAGACAGGCAGGAAGAGGTGGGAAAATTAGAGGAGAAAAAGTATGACGTGAGTGGCGAGTCAGGAGAAGAGTTCGAGGACAAGGGGAAAGAAAAGTTCAAAGACAGGGAGCTGGAGGAACTGGAAAAGTTAGAGAAGTATGAAGTGGATGTTGAGTCAATAGAAAGGTTAAAAAAGAAGATCCAAGAAGATTTCAATGACAAGGAGCAGCAAGAGGTGGAGAAGTATGAAGTGGATGTTGAGTCAGGAGAAGACTTACAGGggaaggacaaaatggaggagatCAAAATGAAGAAGCAGGAGGAGGCAGGTGACTTTGAAGAATCAAATGAGTTTGAAAGCGGGAACCAGGAAGATTTAAACAAAGGAATTAACCAGAATGAAGttggagagaagagaaaagGAGGGGTAAGAAAGTCGAAACGCAAAGAGGAAACGCAAGAGTTTAATAGGGACCTTAAGGTAAGTGAAGACATGCAGAAGGTTAGTCACTTTGTGGATCAGAGGAATGTTAAAGAGGGACTTGAGAGTCTTGAATGTTTGGATGAACTTTGTACTCAAATTGATCCAAATGAAATCATAACAGAAAGAGTAGAACACAGTTTTGAGGATGGATCCAACTTTCTGTATGATGCGTCACCACTAAAAGACGTTCTCCTAGCAGACGGCACACAAGAAAACCCAAAGATCGTCTTCGAGGGCATTGAGCATGAGTTTACTGGTTTGACGTTGGATCAGACGGGCAAAACTGAGGTTACGGAAAATGTGCCACATTTAGATGAGAACGGTGACGGGGTTCCTCATAAGATCTTTCAGCGTCTGTATTCAGTTGAGACTAATGGAGAAACACTTATGTGTGATGGATGCGAAAGTGAATCCAGAAACAATTTACAGATGACAGAGTTTGATGAAAAACGTAAAGTCACAACAGGAAGTGGTGGAATAtttgacctttttaaaaaagtcatttcatcAGGCCAAAGgccaatcaataaaataaaagagttgACGGAATCTCCCTCAGGATTTGCTGGACAATCGACTGAGATGTCAAAGCCACAATCCCTTCAGACTCCCGAACAAGAGCTGGACTCCACAACAAATAATGATAAAGACTTGCAAACAAACTTGCAGCCACCATCTCAATCCCTGACACAGAATGCCCAATCCACTTTTGTCCTTTGGAACACAACAAAGCCCCACCAAGCAAAGCCCCTCCTCAACAACTACAAGACTCTGCAAGACCACATGGGCGTAGAAGAGACAACTATTTTGGCTGAGCTATTAGGGGAAAAGAAATTAAAACTTTTGGATTACATTCTTGGCCATCCAGATGTTTTTACTGAATATGTTGATCGTGATCAATCAATATTGTTGGAGATAGAAACACTTCTGCACGACCACAGCATGGGACTCTCTGATGCACTAGAAGATGACAAAGACAAGACCAGATCCATTATTGCAATTCAGAAACTAGAAATACTGCTGAAAAGAGCAAGAGACACGTCCAACACCAGAAAATCAGACATCAATAGAGCAAACACTCAAG CTGGGCCAAGTTGCAAAGATCAAGAGACAGCGGGGGTGATGGTGGGGAAACGGAAGGATGGAGGCCCACAGAGAGAAGAAAACAAGGAAGGAGGATGCGAAGAAATGTCCTTGGCGGAGAAAGTCGCTAAGGTGTCTCACAGTCAGACCGTACCATCAGAGTTACTGGAAG gcATAATGGCGCAGATAGATGTTATCCGTCGCATTCCAGAACAGTTATCCTCTCCGACTCATGCAACGAAGGACTTCCTCAGATGGCTGACACAGCAG GTTGTGTCATCACTACCTGATGACATCAGGCCTGGGCCTGACCTCTATGGAATCCCATGGGAACCAATTATCTTCTCCAGTCTGTTGGGGCTGGTGATGGTGTTATTGTTCAGTTGCAGATGTTACAGTTCT GTCAAAAGCAGAATGTATCGAC GTAAAGAATGGTGGATGGCTGAGCAGGTTGCACAACTGCTTGAAGAGAAGTGTGAGGTCCTGGAAACTCTCAGTAAATGTCAACAAGAG tacgATGAGCTGGAAAACTTACTAAGTGACCGCGGCGCCTCAGCTGAAACCCATAAGACGAGAGATCTGGAG GTCAGAGCCCAACAGTTAGACCTGGCTAAAACTCAACTGGAAGAAAATCTACAAGAATTGAAGGATCAGTTGGATCAGCATAGAGCACACCGAATAGAACAGGAAAATAAG CTCACACTCCTTGAGCAGAGCATGGAAGCAAAGGAGGAAGAAACCAAGGAGCTCCAATCACAAGAACAACAG GCTCAAACAACCATTAAAGTGTACAATATGAACACTGACAGACTACAGAGGAATCTGGAAACATCTGCAGAAGAAAACACTCTGCTCAAGGAGAGCAACACACAG TTAAGACAACAGATGGAGGGATGGGCAGAGCGAGTGAGTgagctggaggaggagatgaggaggTATGAAATGGCCCACAGTGGAATGGTGCAGGATGTGGCCAACAAGGATGAACGTATAATG TCCCTCACCGATCGGCTGCTGGGGATGAAAGCTTGGGATGCCGATTTAGAGGGAGATGGGGGCGACACATCCAAGA CTACAGGGAGAGCAGAGAGGAATGGAAAAATGGATGTAACCGGTTCAGAAGTCCATCTCCAGAAAGTCCAAAAACTTATTTATGCTgctaag ctAAATGCAGACCTCAAATCAGTTGATGAAGACAAGGACAGAGTGTTTGCCAAACTTAATGATGAAGTAAAAGCTAAAGAGGACCTAGAAG TGAGCATTAAGGAGTTGGAGAATGAGCAATTATCTATGCAAGCTGACACTGAGCACTACTCTGAACAG GTCCAGCGACTGCAACAAAAACTCCAGATTATGACTGAAATGTACCAAGAGAATGAGCTCAAACTACACAG GTTGCTGACAGTGGAGGAAAAGGAGCGTCTGCAGAAAGAAGACAAATTGAATAAAGCAGACAAAAACATTGCCTTGGCAATGGAGGAACTCCACAACTACAA GCTTCGTGCGGGGGAGAtggaggaggagctggagaaaaccaagcagTCGTATCAGACCCAGATATCAGCTCATGAGAAGAAGGCTCACAATAATTGG cttgcAGCCCGGGCAGCAGACAGAGCGCTATCAGACATCAAGAGAGAGAACGCCCTCCTCAGGCAGAA GCTTACAGACACTCAGTTTAAGTTGGATGCCCTCGACAAAGATCCATTTGCCTTAGACAGCCTGGCTAGGCCTTTACCGTTCCGAG CTGAAAGATTGCCATATGGTCCATCTCCATTGGGTCGACCTGCGCCTGAAAACCGAGCTTCACTCTCGCCTCCCACGCTTCTTGAAGGGCCTTTAACCAGACTGTCACCAAGAG TAACTCGTGGTCCAGTAGAGCCCCCTACTGCTCAAGGGGAGCTAGAGCGGAGTGGAGGTCCACATTCAGACAGCGGCTCTATCTCTCCTTCATGGGAAAGAGATCGCAGGGGACCCCCTGGACCATTCCCCCCTCAGG GCTATACATTTCCTGAACCAGGAGGTCCAGTCTACAGGAGACCTGGTGGTCCTCCAGGTCCTCCTTTTCCCCATCCAAGGGGTCTTAATTCCGGGCCCTTGGGACTCATCCACCCTGGAGACACAACAG ATGGTGCACACAGAGAAAACAGCCTAGGGCCTGAGCAGGCTCGTAGAgag cccGGTCCTGGTGATCGAAGGACTCCCCCTGAATCGGCTCTGAGAACGGGCGTGGCGCCACCTCCAATGGGCCCCGTAGATGGCCCATTTCCTCGACGAGCACCCTATGGACCGCCTGATTTCTTCCCTCCCAGAGGTCCCGGAGGACCTCCCATGATGCCCA TGTGGGCTCCTCGGCCAGGGATGATGTTACCTCCTCGGTACCCTCACGGTGGACCTCCACCTACTCACCTGCTTTCTTATGGTCCACCGATGCGGCCTCCTCCACCCAATGGCCTTGCACCTCCTTCCGTGGGTCCTCCAACATCCCAGCAGAACCTCCCTTCTGTGCCACACAGCCAGTCACAAGATGAGCAAACGTCCTCTCCTTAA